GCATGAGAGACCATCATGACGGTGCAGCCCTGGTCTGCGATGCTTGCGAGTACCCCGCAGATAAAGTCACGGGTGCCGAGGTCGAGGTTGGAGAAGGGTTCGTCGAGGAGGAGGATATCGGGTTTTTTGACGAGGCTCTGGGCGATGAGCACTTTCTGCTGCTGCCCGCCGGAAAGTTTGCCGATCGGCCTCGCCGCGAGGTCGTCGATGCCGAGGAGGTCCATCACATCCCTTGCGATCCTTCTGTCCGCCTCGCCCGGCCGCCGGCCATAGCCGAGCAGGCCGTAGCGCCCCATCATCACGACGTCCTTGACGGTGAAGGGAGCGAGGGGGTCGAAGGCGAAGTTCTGGATGACGTAGCCGACCCGCCTGCGGACTTCGTAGCCCCGGGAGGCGACGTCGAGATCGCAGACCGTTGCCCGCCCCCGGGTGATCGGGAGCATCCCGTTGACTGTCTCAAGGAGGGTCGTCTTTCCGGCGCCGTTCGGTCCGCCGACAACGACAAACTCTCCGGGGGTGACGGTGAAGGTGAGGCCCCTGATCACCGGTCGGTCAGACCCTTCGTAGGCTGTGAAGACCCCCGCAAGGTCGATAGTGCCGCCGGGCATCGTCAGTGCTCGCCGGCCGTGAAGAGTTCGGCGTCGTCGAGATAGTACATCTCTTCGGCAAAGGCTTCGATCAGGGCTTCGTAGTCATCCCCGTCGCCTTCCGGGAGGCCGAAGGGCCGGGGGACGACCCTGACCGTCCTGCCATCGGTCTCGAACTCAACGGCGATCTGGTCACTCTCGATGATCTCGATGTTCCGTTTGCCGAGGGTGCACCCGCTGCCGACCTGGACCCCGTCGGCGAGGCAGGACTCCGGGGGCGTGCCGGCGCAGTAGACCCGCGCCCGAAGTTCGAAGGGGTTGTTGCAGATGTGTTCGCGCGCGTACTTTCCGATCCTGTATCCGATAACGATATATGGGCCGAGATGGCCGTGGAATGCGGCGAGGTCCGTGACGGTGAAGTTCTTTTCGAGATTGAGGTACTGGCAGCCGTTATGTCTGTGCATGAGAGATCATCGGCATTCGTGCTATAAATTAATTCAGGTTTGCTACAGGGTGAGAAAAGTGATCTGCGGGGTGTTATTCTGTCCCTGCACGGAGGGCGGCATAGGCCCGCTCCACAGCCTCACGGACCCTGCCGCCGGGGATATCCCCCTCTGCGGAGCCGATGAGGAGGGCACCGCCAGGGCCAGCGACGACGATCGCGACCGGTTCTGCGGCGATGTACGCCCCTCCATCCCACGAGCAGAGCACGCTCCGCACGATCGGCACGACAGCGCGTCCCCCGGCCATGCGCACCTCGCCGATAGTAACATCTTCCTTCATTTCTCCTCTCCCCCCTCAAGGAAGATCCGGCGCACCGGCGGTGCAAGGGCGAACCCGACCGCGGCGCCGAGGAGGGCGATCGGTCCGTCGACCCTGAGTCGTACCTCGCCCCGGCCCGCCGGATCCCCGCCGGAAAAGAGCGGTTCCATATCGACATCGACAGGTGTCGGCCCCAGGATGCCTCGAACTGCCTGCACCGCCCCAAAGGCCTTCCCTGTCGCGATGGGACCGCCGCAATCGGCCCTGATCCAGAGGGCAAGGCGTTCCAGGCTGGTGTGGGCGACGACCCTGCCGAGAAGGTGGGTGACGTGCGGGAAAAGTGTACGGAGAGTCTCCCTGTTCAGAAGAGTCGAGGGAAGCCCTTTTTCTTCCCTTTTTTCTTCTCCCTCTTCTCTCTCTTCCTCTTTCTCCTCGCCCTCTTCAGGTTCTGTTTCAGGGATATCCCACGAGAAGAGGGTGGTCCCGCCGACCAGAAAGTCGGCATGCCAGACCGCCTCTTTCTTCACGCTCACGCCGAAGGCCGCCCACCCGAGGGAGAGGGAAAGGGTCCCCGCACCTCCCTCGTAGGCCCCCGCGGCCCCGACTCGCAGGGGGAGGAGAAAGACGGATAGGAGGATGACACCGATGCCGGCATAATATGCAAGGAGAATGAGGATGTCGCCGCCGGCCATGCTCGACCTGTCTACTCGGTTCCCTGTTCGGTTTTCTTCTCCTTTTCCTCGCCCTTTTCCGGTTTGCCGACTTTGGCGGCGACACGCTCGACCATCGAGGGGATGACTTCCCCGACACTCTCGATGATCTCGGCGATCGGTCCCTTCTTCTTGAGAGAGTAGATCTGCACCCCTTCAGGACCCTTCACGTCCTTGTGGACGACGAGGAGGGCGATCGGTTCGACACCGGCACCTGCCCCGCCGCCTTCGCCGCCACCGCCCTCACCGCCCGGACCATTGCCCCTCCCTGCAGCGGCGCCGAAGCCGAAGCCGAAGCCGGCGATCGCGAAGACGACCTTGTCCCCGAGATCGAGCGGATCGCCAATGATCGCCTTTGCCGTTACGAAGTTACGAAGTTCCTCCGCCGTTACCCTGATCATCTCATCGCCTGTCATGTCTATCACACTCAGAGAGGAGAGAACCCCACATAAAGGTATGGGGGGAGGCGACCGACGGGTCCGTCACAGCAGCCGCGTCGAATCGGTCGGCCGAGGCACCTTGACGACGAGGACGCGGAAAGGCCGCTCGCCCTCGTTGATCCAGCGGTGCGGGATCCGTGCCGGGCTCTGGACCAGGGTGTCAGGGCCGCACTCCTGCCTCTCCTCGCCGATCTCGACGACGCCGGTCCCTTCCAGGACATAGAAAGCGACGTCCACGGGAGTGATGTGCTTTTTCAGGCTTTCACCGGGTTGCAGGGTGATGTGGACCATGGTGGCGTGTTCGGTGTCGTAGATCTTTCGTGCGTCCACGCCGTGCGGGTTCTTCTCGACCGGGGTCTCCATGACCGTTCGTGCAATCAATGTCTTCACCTTGGGGATACTCCGTCTCCCTCGATGAATACCTTTGGGTCGCCCCCTCCCCCTGCGATCATCAGGCGGATGAAGAGGTTCTCGACCCGGCGCGACGACGACAGGTTTATTCCCTCTCCTTGAGATGGGGGGGTGGCGGCGGCAGACTCGGCCGCCTCCGGAGGGGACGCAATTGGATGAAAAGAGAATCTCGTACCACCCGTCAGTGAGGACGGTCTATACAAAACTCCATGATATGGGGCTTTCCAATGTCTGGGACCGCTACGAGGCGCAGGGGATCGGGGGCGACCCGGACAACAGGTGCCGCTTCTGCATGGGCGGCGTACGCTGTGATTTCTGCTCGAGCGGGCCCTGTCGGGCCGACGCCGCCGCGGACAAACGCGGCGTCTGCGGGA
This window of the Methanofollis ethanolicus genome carries:
- a CDS encoding metal ABC transporter ATP-binding protein; translated protein: MPGGTIDLAGVFTAYEGSDRPVIRGLTFTVTPGEFVVVGGPNGAGKTTLLETVNGMLPITRGRATVCDLDVASRGYEVRRRVGYVIQNFAFDPLAPFTVKDVVMMGRYGLLGYGRRPGEADRRIARDVMDLLGIDDLAARPIGKLSGGQQQKVLIAQSLVKKPDILLLDEPFSNLDLGTRDFICGVLASIADQGCTVMMVSHAFDALPEREVRVLVMNDGQLIFNRPCPADEVEDHVRTLSGGPHA
- a CDS encoding formylmethanofuran dehydrogenase subunit E family protein, whose protein sequence is MHRHNGCQYLNLEKNFTVTDLAAFHGHLGPYIVIGYRIGKYAREHICNNPFELRARVYCAGTPPESCLADGVQVGSGCTLGKRNIEIIESDQIAVEFETDGRTVRVVPRPFGLPEGDGDDYEALIEAFAEEMYYLDDAELFTAGEH
- a CDS encoding spore germination protein GerW family protein; protein product: MTGDEMIRVTAEELRNFVTAKAIIGDPLDLGDKVVFAIAGFGFGFGAAAGRGNGPGGEGGGGEGGGAGAGVEPIALLVVHKDVKGPEGVQIYSLKKKGPIAEIIESVGEVIPSMVERVAAKVGKPEKGEEKEKKTEQGTE
- a CDS encoding cupin domain-containing protein, with translation METPVEKNPHGVDARKIYDTEHATMVHITLQPGESLKKHITPVDVAFYVLEGTGVVEIGEERQECGPDTLVQSPARIPHRWINEGERPFRVLVVKVPRPTDSTRLL